A region of Mycolicibacterium brumae DNA encodes the following proteins:
- a CDS encoding urea amidolyase associated protein UAAP2, giving the protein MTVIEIPTGAVILDEIVGARGPWSGVVAAGDVLTIIDLHGNQAVDTLFYGARDHGVRYSAPATIAAQGNIFLSTGSVLRDSDGAPMLTIVADEVGYHDTIGGACSQESNTLRYGHHTKHQHACVENFIGEGARWGLTKADMVSNVNFFMNVPVDADGSLGIVDGLSAPGKSLSLRAEIDTLVLVSNCPQINNPCNGFDPTPVRMVVTRP; this is encoded by the coding sequence GTGACCGTGATCGAAATCCCCACCGGCGCCGTCATTCTCGACGAAATCGTCGGCGCCCGCGGGCCGTGGTCGGGGGTCGTCGCCGCCGGCGACGTGCTCACCATCATCGACCTGCACGGCAACCAGGCGGTCGACACCCTGTTCTACGGGGCCCGTGACCACGGGGTGCGTTACAGCGCCCCGGCCACCATCGCCGCCCAGGGCAACATCTTCCTGAGCACCGGCAGCGTGCTGCGCGACAGCGACGGCGCGCCGATGCTGACCATCGTGGCCGACGAGGTCGGCTACCACGACACCATCGGCGGGGCCTGTTCGCAGGAATCCAACACGCTGCGCTACGGCCACCACACCAAACACCAGCACGCCTGCGTGGAGAACTTCATCGGCGAGGGCGCCCGCTGGGGCCTGACCAAGGCCGACATGGTGTCCAACGTCAACTTCTTCATGAACGTCCCGGTCGACGCCGACGGCTCGTTGGGCATCGTGGACGGGTTGTCTGCGCCCGGCAAATCGCTGTCCCTGCGCGCCGAGATCGACACCCTGGTGCTGGTCTCCAACTGCCCGCAGATCAACAACCCCTGCAACGGGTTCGACCCGACGCCGGTGCGGATGGTGGTGACCCGGCCGTGA
- a CDS encoding 5-oxoprolinase/urea amidolyase family protein, with protein MTTIEVVRPGMGTTVQDWPGRTGYWQVGVPPSGPMDDVSFRLANIAVGNPEGAPALETTMVGAALRFDDHAWVCVTGAPGPVTLGGIEIPMWEPVPVGPGSVLDVAPVAGPGMRTYIAVAGGLDVPEHLGSASTFTLGGFGGHQGRALRAGDTLAVGTAPTGERRRILHDEQPAIGSHWYLAVTMGPHGAPEFFTRADIDTVLGHDYKVHFNSDRTGIRLTGPRPQWARPDGGEAGLHPSNIHDNAYAIGALDFTGDTPILLGPDGPSLGGFVCPVTVTSADRWKLGQLAPGDTVRFVAVRAAEAASPGAVGRSRRAFLPAVFSAGGDTDDGVLARGATSDGAASVTYRRSGDDNVLVEYGEMTLDLALRARVHALAQELEPIRAAGRGLIDLTPGVRSLQVKVDPDRLPVSTLLPMLAELEAALPAAADLVVPSRTVRLPLSWDDPSTREAIERYMHGVRKDAPWCPWNIEFIRRMNGLDSVEDVRDIVYGADYLVLGLGDVYLGAPVATPLDPRHRLVTTKYNPARTWTPENAVGIGGAYLCVYGMEGPGGYQFVGRTTQVWNHRHPQPAGGFEAEHPWLLRFFDRIQWYPVSAEELTDLRADTAAGRGRVNITDGQFSLADYQRFLEDNAADIAATRAGMEAARAQERQRWSDAGEFARKEPA; from the coding sequence GTGACGACCATCGAGGTGGTCCGACCCGGGATGGGGACCACCGTGCAGGACTGGCCCGGTCGCACCGGCTACTGGCAGGTCGGGGTGCCGCCGTCCGGGCCGATGGACGACGTGTCCTTCCGGCTGGCGAACATCGCCGTCGGCAACCCCGAGGGCGCCCCGGCGCTGGAGACCACCATGGTCGGCGCGGCGCTGCGGTTCGACGACCACGCCTGGGTGTGCGTCACCGGCGCCCCGGGACCGGTGACGCTGGGTGGGATCGAGATCCCGATGTGGGAACCCGTCCCGGTCGGCCCGGGCAGTGTGCTCGACGTCGCCCCGGTCGCCGGGCCCGGCATGCGCACCTACATCGCCGTCGCCGGCGGGCTGGACGTGCCCGAACACCTCGGCAGCGCGTCGACGTTCACCCTCGGCGGGTTCGGCGGCCACCAGGGCCGGGCGCTGCGCGCCGGGGACACCCTCGCGGTCGGGACCGCGCCGACCGGCGAGCGTCGCCGGATCCTGCACGACGAGCAACCGGCGATCGGCTCGCACTGGTACCTCGCGGTCACCATGGGCCCGCACGGCGCCCCGGAGTTCTTCACCCGCGCCGACATCGACACCGTGCTCGGGCACGACTACAAGGTGCACTTCAACTCCGACCGCACCGGCATCCGGCTGACCGGGCCGCGCCCGCAGTGGGCGCGCCCGGACGGCGGGGAAGCCGGCCTGCACCCGTCGAACATCCACGACAACGCCTACGCGATCGGCGCGCTGGACTTCACCGGCGACACCCCGATCCTGCTCGGCCCCGACGGCCCCAGCCTCGGCGGGTTCGTCTGCCCGGTCACGGTGACCTCCGCCGACCGGTGGAAGCTCGGCCAACTGGCGCCCGGCGACACCGTGCGCTTCGTCGCCGTCCGGGCCGCCGAGGCGGCCTCACCCGGCGCCGTCGGGCGCAGCCGGCGGGCGTTTCTGCCCGCGGTGTTCTCCGCCGGCGGCGACACCGACGACGGGGTGCTGGCCCGCGGCGCGACCTCCGACGGCGCCGCGTCGGTCACCTACCGGCGCAGCGGCGATGACAACGTGCTCGTCGAATACGGCGAAATGACACTGGATTTGGCGCTGCGGGCCCGAGTGCACGCGCTCGCACAGGAACTGGAGCCCATCCGCGCGGCCGGCCGCGGCCTGATCGACCTGACTCCCGGGGTGCGCTCGCTGCAGGTGAAGGTCGACCCCGACCGGCTGCCGGTGTCCACCCTGCTGCCGATGCTCGCCGAACTGGAGGCCGCACTGCCGGCCGCCGCGGACCTGGTGGTGCCGAGCCGCACCGTCCGGCTGCCGCTGAGCTGGGACGATCCGTCGACCCGGGAGGCGATAGAGCGTTACATGCACGGCGTCCGCAAGGATGCGCCGTGGTGCCCGTGGAACATCGAGTTCATCCGCCGGATGAACGGCCTGGACAGCGTCGAGGACGTCCGCGACATCGTCTACGGCGCGGACTACCTGGTGCTCGGGCTGGGCGATGTGTACCTCGGCGCGCCGGTCGCCACCCCACTGGACCCCCGGCATCGGCTGGTCACCACCAAATACAACCCGGCCCGCACCTGGACCCCGGAGAACGCCGTCGGGATCGGCGGCGCCTATCTGTGCGTGTACGGCATGGAAGGTCCGGGCGGGTATCAGTTCGTCGGCCGCACCACCCAGGTGTGGAACCACCGGCACCCGCAGCCCGCGGGCGGGTTCGAAGCGGAGCACCCCTGGCTGCTGCGGTTCTTCGACCGCATCCAGTGGTACCCGGTGTCCGCCGAGGAACTCACCGACCTGCGCGCGGACACCGCCGCCGGCCGCGGCCGGGTAAACATCACCGATGGGCAGTTCTCGCTCGCCGACTACCAACGCTTCCTCGAGGACAACGCCGCCGACATCGCCGCCACCCGCGCCGGCATGGAGGCCGCCCGGGCGCAAGAACGCCAACGCTGGTCCGACGCCGGGGAATTCGCGCGAAAGGAGCCGGCATGA
- a CDS encoding urea amidolyase associated protein UAAP1, with amino-acid sequence MRTATVSTATTHGAREHARAQATALTDSMPVVPASRWPRPPLGVDAERLTWAETVPGGRYANKVLGRGSRLRLRDLTGTACANLMLWRADAPWERLNAADTVKVPWQAYLSTGHPLLSDQGRVLATIVSDSSGHHDALCGATTLAGNTAKYGAGEPESASPAGRELLALAALKHGLTRRDVAPNVSFFHGVRVESDGALASTGSAGPGGTVELILHLPLIVAIANTAHPLDPATEFGAGPLEVLAWAAREDLASIGADLHERDPEYQRAYHNTEEAWRAL; translated from the coding sequence ATGAGGACCGCCACCGTGAGCACCGCCACCACCCACGGCGCCCGCGAACACGCCCGCGCCCAGGCCACCGCGCTGACCGACAGCATGCCGGTGGTGCCCGCCTCCCGCTGGCCCAGGCCACCGCTGGGAGTCGACGCCGAACGGCTGACCTGGGCCGAAACGGTCCCCGGCGGCCGGTATGCCAACAAGGTGCTCGGCCGGGGTTCCCGGCTGCGGCTGCGGGACCTGACCGGCACGGCGTGCGCGAACCTGATGCTGTGGCGCGCCGACGCGCCCTGGGAACGGCTCAATGCCGCCGACACCGTCAAAGTGCCGTGGCAGGCATACCTTTCGACCGGGCATCCGCTGCTCAGCGATCAGGGCCGGGTGCTGGCCACCATCGTCTCCGACAGCTCCGGACACCACGACGCGCTGTGCGGCGCCACCACGCTGGCCGGCAACACCGCCAAATACGGGGCCGGCGAACCGGAGTCGGCCAGCCCCGCCGGACGGGAACTGCTCGCTCTCGCCGCGCTCAAGCACGGACTGACCCGTCGCGACGTCGCGCCGAATGTGTCGTTCTTCCACGGGGTGCGCGTCGAATCCGACGGCGCCCTGGCCTCGACCGGATCCGCGGGCCCCGGCGGCACGGTGGAGCTGATCCTGCACCTGCCGCTGATCGTGGCGATCGCCAACACCGCGCACCCGCTGGACCCGGCGACCGAGTTCGGCGCCGGACCGCTGGAGGTGCTGGCCTGGGCGGCCCGCGAGGATCTGGCGTCCATCGGCGCGGACCTGCACGAGCGCGACCCGGAATACCAACGCGCCTACCACAACACCGAAGAGGCCTGGAGGGCACTGTGA
- a CDS encoding nitrilase-related carbon-nitrogen hydrolase, producing MLVRTATTPEPLSRSVESTRAPLRVGLVQHRWREDANELTAVLREGIDRAAGEGARLVCLPEITLLRYPADVPAGENPGEGAEDLTGGPTFALAAEAARANGVFVHASLYEKAPAADGLGFNTAILVSPDGELVARTRKLHIPISAGYYEDTYFRAGPAEPDPYPVYAPEGLDARLGLPTCWDEWFPEVARNYSLGGAEIVIYPTAIGSEPVFPNFDTQPLWQQVIVANGINSGLFMVVPNRTGDEGKVSFYGSSFISDPYGRVLVQAPRDEEAVLVADLDLDQRRDWLSLFPFLLTRRPDSYAALTAPVDVERPYGVGHQAGEVVK from the coding sequence ATGCTCGTCCGCACCGCCACAACGCCCGAGCCGCTGTCACGCAGCGTCGAGTCCACCCGGGCGCCGCTGCGGGTCGGGCTGGTGCAGCACCGCTGGCGCGAGGACGCCAACGAGCTGACCGCCGTGCTGCGCGAGGGCATCGACCGCGCCGCCGGCGAGGGCGCCCGGCTGGTCTGCCTGCCGGAGATCACCCTGCTGCGCTACCCGGCCGACGTCCCGGCGGGGGAGAACCCGGGGGAGGGCGCCGAGGACCTCACCGGCGGGCCGACGTTCGCGCTGGCCGCCGAGGCGGCCCGCGCCAACGGCGTGTTCGTGCACGCGTCGCTGTACGAAAAGGCCCCGGCCGCAGATGGTTTGGGGTTCAACACCGCGATCCTGGTGAGCCCGGACGGCGAGTTGGTGGCGCGCACCCGCAAGCTGCACATCCCGATCTCGGCCGGCTACTACGAGGACACCTACTTCCGGGCCGGACCCGCCGAGCCCGACCCCTACCCGGTGTACGCCCCCGAGGGCCTCGACGCCCGGCTCGGCCTGCCGACCTGCTGGGACGAATGGTTCCCGGAGGTGGCCCGCAACTATTCGCTGGGTGGCGCGGAGATCGTCATCTACCCGACGGCCATCGGAAGCGAGCCGGTGTTCCCGAACTTCGACACCCAGCCGCTGTGGCAGCAGGTGATCGTCGCCAACGGCATCAACAGCGGGCTGTTCATGGTGGTGCCCAACCGCACCGGCGACGAGGGCAAGGTGAGTTTCTACGGCTCGTCGTTCATCTCCGACCCCTACGGCCGGGTGCTGGTGCAGGCGCCGCGCGACGAGGAGGCGGTGCTGGTCGCCGACCTGGACCTCGACCAGCGCCGCGACTGGCTGTCGCTGTTCCCGTTCCTGCTGACCCGCCGGCCGGACAGCTACGCCGCGCTGACCGCGCCGGTGGACGTCGAGCGTCCGTACGGCGTCGGACACCAGGCCGGCGAGGTGGTGAAGTGA
- the atzF gene encoding allophanate hydrolase, whose protein sequence is MTRVAQAYRRIAECGRDEVFITLRPQAEVEAECRAATGPLAGTLLAVKDNVDVAGLPTTAACPGYAYTPDADAPAVAALRAAGAVVIGKTNLDQFATGLVGTRSPYGAVRDSLRPEHISGGSSSGSAVAVALGFADVAIGTDTAGSGRVPAGLQGLVGIKPTLGATANAGVVPACASYDCLTIFAADLETAQTAMAVMAAGAPDRSWPTDTPLAAPPAPRVAIPGALDDLDPDWQAAFGAAVARARAAGFEIVEIEMADFFAAADLLYHGALVAERADAVGEFVAAAGAADGLDPTVAGIIGAARGHTAVGLLADRRAVAELRAAAMARLAGAAALMVPTAPCHPTLAQVAADPVGVNTKMGRYTNFCNLFDLCALAVPAGTAADGAQFGVTLLAPAHHDAVLADLGARFLGEPAGPAWPERAGVARSVDLAVFGLHLRGQPLEHQLTGRGARWAGPLRTAACYRLYELDTEPAKPGMVRDDSGASIAGERWALSPAALGEFLAALPAPMTLGAIELDDGSTVTGFGCDHAAATAGRDITAAGGWLAARSAPVC, encoded by the coding sequence ATGACCCGGGTCGCGCAGGCCTACCGCCGCATCGCCGAGTGCGGGCGCGACGAGGTGTTCATCACGCTGCGCCCGCAGGCCGAGGTGGAGGCCGAATGCCGCGCCGCCACCGGCCCGCTGGCCGGAACGCTGCTGGCGGTCAAGGACAACGTGGACGTCGCCGGCCTGCCGACCACCGCGGCCTGTCCGGGCTACGCCTACACCCCCGACGCCGACGCCCCGGCGGTGGCCGCGCTGCGCGCCGCCGGCGCGGTGGTGATCGGCAAAACCAACCTGGACCAGTTCGCCACCGGGCTGGTCGGGACCCGCAGCCCGTACGGCGCGGTGCGCGATTCGCTTCGCCCGGAACACATTTCGGGCGGCTCCAGCTCCGGCTCGGCCGTCGCCGTCGCGCTCGGCTTCGCCGACGTCGCCATCGGCACCGACACCGCCGGCTCCGGTCGGGTGCCGGCCGGGCTGCAGGGCCTGGTCGGGATCAAACCGACGCTCGGGGCCACCGCCAACGCCGGTGTGGTCCCGGCCTGCGCGAGTTATGACTGCCTGACCATCTTCGCCGCCGACCTGGAGACCGCGCAGACCGCGATGGCCGTGATGGCCGCGGGCGCGCCGGACCGGAGCTGGCCGACCGACACCCCGCTGGCCGCGCCGCCGGCGCCCCGGGTGGCCATCCCGGGCGCGCTCGACGACCTGGACCCGGACTGGCAGGCGGCGTTCGGGGCGGCCGTCGCCCGCGCCCGGGCCGCGGGCTTCGAGATCGTCGAGATCGAGATGGCCGACTTCTTCGCCGCCGCCGACCTGCTCTACCACGGCGCGCTGGTCGCCGAAAGAGCCGACGCCGTCGGCGAATTCGTCGCCGCGGCCGGGGCTGCGGACGGCCTGGACCCGACGGTGGCCGGCATCATCGGCGCGGCCCGCGGGCACACCGCCGTCGGTCTGCTCGCCGACCGGCGGGCGGTCGCCGAGCTGCGCGCGGCGGCGATGGCCCGGCTGGCCGGCGCCGCGGCGCTGATGGTCCCCACGGCGCCGTGTCACCCGACGCTCGCGCAGGTGGCCGCCGACCCGGTCGGCGTCAACACGAAAATGGGCCGCTACACCAACTTCTGCAACCTGTTCGACCTGTGCGCGCTGGCCGTCCCGGCCGGCACGGCCGCCGACGGCGCCCAGTTCGGGGTGACCCTGCTGGCCCCGGCACACCACGACGCGGTGCTGGCCGACCTGGGCGCCCGGTTCCTCGGCGAACCGGCCGGCCCGGCCTGGCCGGAACGCGCGGGGGTGGCGCGCAGCGTCGACCTCGCGGTGTTCGGGCTGCACCTGCGTGGTCAGCCGCTGGAGCACCAGCTGACCGGGCGCGGCGCCCGCTGGGCCGGTCCGCTGCGCACCGCGGCGTGCTACCGGCTCTACGAACTCGACACCGAACCGGCGAAACCGGGGATGGTGCGCGATGATTCGGGCGCGTCCATCGCGGGGGAGCGCTGGGCGCTGTCCCCGGCGGCGCTGGGGGAGTTCCTGGCCGCGCTGCCCGCCCCGATGACCCTCGGCGCGATCGAACTCGACGACGGGAGCACCGTCACCGGCTTCGGCTGCGATCACGCCGCCGCGACGGCGGGCCGCGACATCACCGCCGCCGGCGGCTGGCTGGCCGCCCGGTCGGCGCCCGTCTGCTGA
- a CDS encoding amino acid permease, translating to MSIPVQTAPPSVATDHDDLAEFGYDQQLHRRLGKFESFAAGFSFVSILTTIFQLFGLGFGFGGPAFFWTWPVVFVGQFMVALCFAELAARYPISGAIYQWSRRMGGELVGWFGGWFMVLAQTVTASAAAIALQVVLPTIWSGFQVIGDDPSLTSPSGAANAVVLGTVLLVFTTTINCIGIKWMSRVNTTGVICEIVGVVAVIGVFFTHAQRGPSVVFDTGEPGTQPGYIWAWIVSGLMAAYVMVGFGSAGELAEETRNPRRVAPRTIRLALSVSALGGGLMILGALMAAPSLTDGRLATEGLPYVLDTVLNSTWGTILLIDVCIAIMICTLAIQTAASRLTFSMARDNRLPGSALLARVNPHTGTPIWPSILIGLACIGILLVNVGNSAIFATLASVCIILIYLAYLTVTAPLLYRRFKGWPSRRGQVDAEGKPLFSLGRFGIPINIAAVVYGAIMVVNLGWPRAEIFNPDGSMPILQWAGPITVAAVIALGALCYPRGKTHPTPVEIGA from the coding sequence ATGTCGATCCCCGTCCAGACGGCGCCGCCGTCGGTGGCCACCGACCACGACGACCTCGCCGAATTCGGCTACGACCAGCAGTTGCACCGCCGGCTCGGGAAGTTCGAATCGTTCGCCGCCGGGTTCTCCTTCGTCTCGATCCTGACCACCATCTTCCAGTTGTTCGGCCTCGGCTTCGGTTTCGGCGGCCCGGCGTTCTTCTGGACCTGGCCGGTGGTGTTCGTCGGGCAGTTCATGGTCGCGCTGTGTTTCGCCGAACTCGCCGCCCGCTACCCGATCTCCGGCGCCATCTACCAGTGGTCGCGGCGGATGGGCGGGGAACTCGTCGGCTGGTTCGGCGGCTGGTTCATGGTGCTCGCCCAGACCGTCACCGCCTCGGCGGCGGCCATCGCCCTGCAGGTGGTGCTGCCCACCATCTGGTCCGGATTCCAGGTCATCGGCGACGATCCGTCGCTCACCTCGCCCAGCGGCGCGGCGAACGCCGTCGTGCTCGGCACCGTGCTGCTGGTCTTCACCACCACCATCAATTGCATTGGCATCAAATGGATGTCGCGGGTCAACACCACCGGGGTGATCTGCGAGATCGTCGGCGTCGTCGCCGTCATCGGGGTGTTCTTCACCCACGCCCAGCGCGGCCCGTCGGTGGTGTTCGACACCGGTGAGCCCGGAACCCAGCCCGGCTACATCTGGGCCTGGATCGTCTCCGGCCTGATGGCCGCCTACGTGATGGTCGGCTTCGGCTCGGCCGGCGAACTCGCCGAGGAAACCCGCAACCCGCGCCGGGTCGCCCCGCGCACCATCCGGCTGGCGCTGTCGGTGTCCGCGCTCGGCGGCGGGCTGATGATCCTGGGCGCGCTGATGGCCGCCCCCAGCCTCACCGACGGCCGGCTGGCCACCGAGGGCCTGCCGTATGTGCTTGACACCGTGCTGAATTCGACCTGGGGCACCATCCTGCTGATCGACGTCTGCATCGCCATCATGATCTGCACGCTGGCCATCCAGACCGCGGCCTCGCGGCTGACGTTCTCGATGGCCCGCGACAACCGACTGCCCGGATCGGCGCTGCTGGCCCGGGTCAACCCGCACACCGGGACCCCGATCTGGCCGTCGATCCTGATCGGCCTCGCCTGCATCGGCATCCTGCTGGTCAATGTCGGCAACTCGGCGATCTTCGCGACCCTGGCCAGCGTCTGCATCATCCTGATCTACCTGGCCTACCTGACCGTCACCGCGCCGCTGCTGTACCGCCGGTTCAAGGGCTGGCCGAGCCGGCGCGGCCAGGTCGACGCCGAAGGCAAGCCGCTGTTCTCCCTCGGCCGCTTCGGCATCCCGATCAATATCGCGGCCGTGGTGTACGGCGCGATCATGGTCGTCAACCTGGGCTGGCCGCGGGCGGAGATCTTCAACCCCGACGGCAGCATGCCGATCCTGCAGTGGGCCGGCCCCATCACCGTCGCGGCCGTCATCGCCCTTGGCGCGCTGTGCTATCCGCGCGGCAAGACCCATCCCACACCCGTCGAGATCGGAGCCTGA
- a CDS encoding putative nucleotidyltransferase substrate binding domain-containing protein: MSDTSLRDARAAMAVARDGAELAGAAAAARLRVRAAVSDRVSAAALAAEWSALCAAAVAAAVRCVGDGGHWYVSGSVGRGEALPGADLETLVCSAPDTTADDALAGAAAVHQLLADCGFTEDPHGAFAARGRFNRSAADWSAGIAKWAARPEADRGVVMTGLLSDAVAVTGGPDLRAEAAAAAREQPAALSAMLEDATAVRAQVPPRLRIFGGGGAVDVKRAIIDPVVRIGRWAALSVGADALSTPDRLAAAAGSAYLDDHDAALLTRSHRIGVAIRWRLRAEVFDSPGPPPDTAEMSALTPADRTALRHIGREVNGVCRKLRYLASTSAFSRW; encoded by the coding sequence ATGTCCGACACCTCGCTTCGCGATGCGCGCGCCGCGATGGCCGTGGCGCGCGACGGCGCCGAGCTGGCCGGGGCCGCGGCCGCGGCGCGGCTGCGGGTGCGCGCCGCGGTGTCGGATCGGGTGTCCGCGGCGGCGCTGGCCGCCGAATGGTCGGCGTTGTGCGCCGCCGCGGTCGCGGCCGCGGTGCGCTGCGTCGGCGACGGGGGGCACTGGTATGTCTCGGGCAGCGTGGGGCGCGGTGAGGCGCTGCCCGGCGCCGATCTGGAGACCCTGGTGTGCAGCGCCCCGGACACCACGGCCGACGACGCGCTGGCCGGGGCGGCGGCGGTGCATCAACTGCTCGCCGACTGCGGGTTCACCGAGGACCCGCACGGCGCGTTCGCGGCCCGCGGCCGGTTCAACCGGTCTGCGGCGGACTGGTCGGCGGGGATCGCGAAGTGGGCGGCCCGCCCGGAGGCCGACCGCGGCGTGGTGATGACCGGGCTGCTGTCCGACGCCGTCGCCGTCACCGGCGGCCCGGACCTGCGCGCAGAGGCCGCCGCCGCTGCCCGCGAACAGCCCGCGGCCCTGTCGGCGATGCTGGAGGACGCCACCGCGGTGCGCGCCCAGGTGCCGCCGCGGCTGCGGATCTTCGGCGGTGGGGGCGCCGTCGACGTCAAACGCGCCATCATCGACCCGGTGGTGCGGATCGGCCGGTGGGCCGCGCTGAGCGTCGGCGCCGACGCGCTGTCCACGCCCGACCGGCTGGCCGCGGCGGCGGGGTCAGCGTATCTGGACGATCACGACGCCGCTCTGCTGACACGCAGCCACCGGATCGGCGTCGCGATCCGCTGGCGGTTGCGCGCCGAGGTGTTCGACTCCCCCGGCCCGCCGCCGGACACCGCGGAGATGTCGGCGCTGACCCCGGCCGACCGGACCGCGCTGCGCCATATCGGCCGGGAGGTCAACGGGGTGTGCCGCAAGCTCCGGTATCTCGCTTCGACATCGGCGTTCTCGCGATGGTGA
- a CDS encoding alpha/beta hydrolase codes for MTRPTVSQARGWQPDSLLDAARAWDTAAADTHREVAVAVRGVDSSGDFWRGSAADAARDSAGALTAEVSRLARAFVAAAAAARSGAALIGRFRDAVLTAVSSAGDEGLTVADDGAVTGTAEQSSRAAELTVTVRAALDQLGIADDDTARDLEAAFVLTDPAPTRTAGWPAGPQTMVASWPSTGQDEIAEQIAALTPLQRQQLVEAAPLQVGNTDGVPWDLRIAANRINIADAILTARAELGRSEDQKVAAELAASMPKSGVDAATHERLRMLFARDPNVRAGAVAAQDRKTGERVDFYQGLLAEVADPTGRSELTVARQFIGFDPERQSLIELHGDLNTATGLGVLVPGLNTRMQDSAANTETVVRFTRAGAGKLAMITYLGGPFPTGADIVSGLRQAADPGYAERMAPRLAAFSEDVDRTVDATGRDIPVTYLGHSYGGSILGTAEKHGLTADRVVYVEAAGAGVGVLSPADWHNRNPKVQRYSMTAPGDWIEAVQGFPFGPHGADPDTMPGVLPLPTGRRANGWPMFGPSTHSDVVNEPSDAWSNLLKVMLARRR; via the coding sequence ATGACCCGCCCGACGGTGTCCCAGGCGCGCGGTTGGCAGCCGGACTCGCTGCTGGACGCGGCGCGGGCCTGGGACACCGCGGCCGCCGACACGCACCGCGAGGTCGCGGTCGCGGTCCGCGGCGTCGATTCCAGCGGGGACTTCTGGCGCGGGTCGGCCGCCGACGCCGCCCGGGACAGCGCCGGGGCGCTGACCGCGGAGGTGTCCCGGCTGGCCCGGGCGTTCGTCGCCGCCGCGGCGGCCGCCCGCAGCGGCGCCGCGCTGATCGGGCGGTTCCGGGACGCGGTGCTGACCGCCGTGTCGAGCGCCGGCGACGAGGGCCTCACCGTCGCCGACGACGGCGCCGTGACCGGAACCGCCGAACAGTCCTCCCGCGCCGCCGAACTCACCGTCACCGTCCGGGCGGCGCTGGATCAGCTCGGCATCGCCGACGACGACACCGCCCGGGATCTGGAGGCCGCGTTCGTGCTGACCGATCCCGCGCCGACGCGCACCGCGGGTTGGCCCGCCGGCCCGCAGACCATGGTGGCGAGCTGGCCGAGCACCGGCCAGGACGAGATCGCCGAGCAGATCGCGGCGCTCACCCCGCTGCAGCGCCAACAACTCGTCGAGGCCGCGCCGCTGCAGGTCGGCAACACCGACGGGGTTCCGTGGGACCTCCGGATCGCGGCCAACCGGATCAATATCGCCGACGCGATCCTGACTGCCCGCGCCGAACTCGGGCGCAGCGAGGACCAGAAGGTCGCCGCGGAACTGGCCGCCAGTATGCCGAAATCGGGCGTCGACGCGGCCACCCACGAGCGACTGCGGATGCTGTTCGCCCGCGACCCGAACGTCCGGGCCGGCGCGGTGGCCGCCCAGGACCGCAAGACCGGTGAGCGCGTCGACTTCTACCAGGGTCTGCTGGCCGAGGTCGCCGACCCGACCGGGCGCAGCGAGCTGACCGTGGCGCGGCAGTTCATCGGGTTCGACCCGGAGCGGCAGTCGCTGATCGAACTGCACGGCGACCTGAACACCGCGACGGGACTCGGTGTGCTGGTGCCGGGGCTGAACACCCGGATGCAGGACAGCGCGGCCAACACCGAGACGGTGGTGCGGTTCACCCGGGCCGGGGCGGGCAAGCTGGCGATGATCACCTACCTGGGCGGGCCGTTCCCCACCGGCGCGGACATCGTCTCCGGGCTGCGCCAGGCCGCCGACCCCGGCTACGCGGAGCGGATGGCGCCGCGGCTGGCGGCGTTCAGCGAGGACGTCGACCGCACCGTCGACGCGACCGGCCGGGACATCCCGGTCACCTACCTCGGCCACTCCTACGGCGGGTCCATTCTGGGCACCGCCGAGAAGCACGGGCTGACCGCCGACCGGGTGGTGTACGTGGAGGCCGCCGGCGCCGGCGTCGGGGTGCTCAGCCCGGCCGACTGGCATAACCGGAACCCGAAGGTGCAGCGCTATTCGATGACGGCGCCCGGCGATTGGATCGAGGCGGTGCAGGGTTTTCCGTTCGGCCCGCACGGCGCGGACCCGGACACCATGCCCGGGGTGCTGCCGCTGCCCACCGGGCGGCGCGCCAACGGCTGGCCGATGTTCGGCCCGAGCACGCACAGCGATGTGGTCAACGAGCCGTCGGACGCCTGGTCCAACCTGCTGAAGGTGATGCTGGCCCGGCGCCGCTGA